Proteins from a single region of Candidatus Parvarchaeota archaeon:
- a CDS encoding Lrp/AsnC family transcriptional regulator, whose amino-acid sequence MQANPIAILVVHTDETDKKLLELLKRDSISTNAVLGKAVALSEGAVRKRIEAMKKSGVISRFTIDVRGAGAAVRALAFITLEPHASNVQLCKKISAMQGVDNVWETIGVKDICVVLSSFTMDELNSELDTIRGLAGVATTETFVISKEWL is encoded by the coding sequence CTGCAAGCAAACCCGATTGCAATACTGGTGGTTCATACGGACGAAACAGACAAAAAACTCCTTGAGCTTCTAAAGCGCGACTCAATCTCAACAAATGCTGTTCTTGGAAAAGCTGTCGCCCTCTCTGAAGGCGCTGTTCGAAAGCGCATTGAGGCAATGAAAAAAAGCGGCGTGATAAGCCGCTTTACAATAGACGTTCGCGGGGCAGGCGCTGCCGTTCGCGCACTTGCATTCATCACACTTGAGCCGCATGCATCAAACGTGCAGCTATGCAAGAAAATATCTGCAATGCAAGGCGTTGACAATGTCTGGGAGACAATCGGGGTGAAAGACATCTGCGTCGTGCTCTCCTCATTTACAATGGACGAGCTCAACTCCGAGCTCGATACAATTAGGGGCCTTGCAGGGGTTGCCACAACGGAAACATTCGTGATTTCAAAAGAGTGGCTGTAA